The following nucleotide sequence is from Parambassis ranga chromosome 21, fParRan2.1, whole genome shotgun sequence.
TTACCGTGCACAGCCTGCAGCTCATTCAGTCTGCCTGTTTCCCACCCTGCTatgtctgcctctctcctcctcctccttgtctgcTGCCACAgtggacagcagtgtgtccagGGCCCAGCCCAGCAggcaaaacacagcagagaggctCCGACagtaacatgaaaaaaaaaaaagacagcaaggTGTAGATGGACAAGGCGTATTAATGACCAAAGGCCTGAAGACAATTAGAGGTGGATCAGACAgtatctgatgtgtgtgtgtgactgagcagTAAAAGACAGCAGGTGTTTTGGCGGATGCAGTGCAGAAAACCGCAGTGTGAGAAGCAGGTGAATGAATGTAACCTTGCTTTGGGGCGGCTTGGTGGGATGCATGGATGAATTTTGATGAGACTGTGAAATTTAAAGTGAACTTAAATGTCCGCAGAAGCTTAATGTTGTCCGATCAGCTGCCCGGCTCAGTGGCAGTGAGTCTGAAAATCACCACTTTAGTGTCAGAACACAACATGATTTTACAGTTTTAGGTGCAAAATGAACAAATTTTATTGATATATGAGTCCACTATACTATGTTGTGTCCATGTTAGTACTGGTGCGTAAAATGTACCACGGGCTAAAACAGACGCGTTCTATGTAAAAAGTAATGGCGGTACCTCCGGGTATCTTTTGTGAAACTGTCATAAAATAATTACTGATCATTTATGATCTGTTAAACAGCAATCTCCAGACATGCAAAGGTTGGTGGTTCCATTACTAATtccaacataaaaatgtatgaagTCATGCTGCTGTAAGGTATCGGGGATAAAAGCATCAGAGCATATGCTCTGTGGAGAATCCTTCATAAGCTGCAGACCCAGCAGCTGACATGGAACGCTCTGTATTATTCTGACTGAGAGGGTTGAATGGATGCAGGGAGACTATAATTTATTTAGGCACACAAAGGCATACAGGTCCTACCACGTAGAACTGCTTTCACACAGTGATGATTAATGAATCATCACTGTGTGAAAGAGAGTAGTTACATGGCATATCCCATAATCCAGGTTTTCTATTGGAAATATGTCATCCTTCCATCCAAAAAGACTTAATTACACTGAACTCCTTATGCAGTAATTTCaacaaagaaggaaaagaagatgTTCAAACAGCCAGATAACAAACCAAgtcatttctctttttgtttttttaatttttagaggttttttttttttttacataaattttcTTTAGAACATGGCCGAACAATGCTTTGGAATACTGTATGATCTTTCTATTTAAAGAACACAATACCAGTACAGTGCCTGTTTACAGCATGAATGGTAATCCTAACGCTGTGTGGACGATGCAGCTGAATCAGCAAGATATATTTCATCTTTAAATTATCTGCTTTATCTATGTCTGTTTTGATCAGAGATTGGCCATTAAAAGCACTCATGTAGTGCTCAGGTCAGAGTGAAATGTAGAATATTTTGACCACAGATTAAAATTCTGTATCTCATGTAGAATGTAGTCTGAGAGCATTTCATATTATTAAAATCTATGCATATATATATTggctgtttttccactgcagtgaTAATACAAAAAGTGTAACAGTTAATAGTGACTGCAAAAAGCATCCAGAACATTTCCAGAGTTGCCACAGTGCTAAATAATGCTAACAGTGGCAAATCTGTCATCTTGAGGTGTATAACAACAAATCCTCTGAAAGTATTTATTCTTCTCCATTTTTGCATTAAGTGCTGTATTTGGACCTGGTTTGCTGCTGCTATCAAAAAGATGTAATGTTCTTCCACCTTATTAAATAGTCTGAGTTTTGTGTGACAGAAGGACTTTTTAACAAAGagttaaaaacatttaacatgaaGCAGGACAAAAAACAATCTTCTCACATTTGCCCTTGACTTCAAGCACAACGGCACTCTGATTGAGGTTTTTGTTACACTGTATCACTTTTGTCAAATCTCAGATACCCCCAGACATTCTGTCTGTAATTAGTTCCATGATTAATCCACACAAGCACAGTGGAAAGTGGCCCTCTCCCACAGTGCTCCCCATATAAAGGCTAGCATGGATAATCAAATAATAGGTGAATATCAATGAAAGGACCAAATCACTTCGGTCCCCTGCTCCCATATGCAATTATTTCCTATTCACATTAATTATTGCTAACAGATGACTTTGAGAGGAAGCTGGCCATGACAGCCTTGCGGACGATCAATGCTATTTTAAATAGGGCCACAACACTTGACACCTTTGGGCCCCTCTTATTGGAAACAACATCTACACCAGCGATTACAGTGCCAGCACACCCTATCATAGACTTGGCTCTCTACACAAAATCCTTAATACTGTAAAAAGACCTGAAaaccataaaataaaaacatcaacagtggTCCTCTGTAACAAAAAGATCCACCTTTATCACACCACAAAAATGTCATCATGTATCATCATTTATCCTGTATATCACAATATGCAGCAAGAGCAGATTTCATATACAGTGTTTTATATGAACATAAAGCATTCAAAAACCATTATTCATCTAAAGTTGTAGGACTGTCACATACAATAGACATTCAGGTTCATACTAAGCTGTTGTGCTTAGTAAGAATTAAGCTCCATTCACCGAAGATGTACACAGACCTACAAAAATATACTGTGTAGCATGAAAACTCTTCACTATCCATCAATAAACCAATTATTCAAGAATCTCCCACTTTGGTGACTCAGACAGAGAGCTGGGGAACATACTCCAAAATAAATTATGATAGAATATTCACTGCTCTTTCAAGGCTAAGGACGTTttgggaaaaaatgtttttctacaAGATTTTATTAAGCGTGATATTGCACTAATCTGTTAAATCACGAGACTTATagtgtatttttctttcctctgtcaCTTTCAGCAAACACTCACCACATGAAAACATCTCTAAAGGACTCCAGATAGTTGAAGCAGATATTACAAATGTTTGGATCAACATTGAATTTTCTGGCCAACACCTGAGCAGTAGCAACACTTATATAATAACATATGTGTGAACATTAAAATGAGGATagaaagcaaacacagaaaactcCAGGCCCAGTTAATCGCCTGCTTCATGTCAGAGGTGAGGCATTGTTTACTAAATTTCTCCCCACAGCTTCCAGCTCAGTGATCATATTATACCTGCAAGACTGcagaaagatgaaaacacaatgtgttttaaaacaGGAGCCATCCAGCTACTGGAGTGGAAAATGTCATTCTATTCCTCAATTAGTGTTTGGATGGAAAGAGACAGCTGTGTATCCAGCATATTGATCCACTGAGATCTGCAACAGAGACAAATGGATTCTCATAGAGTGCAAAGAGAATCCAGATAATATAATGTCAGAATTATTATTTCGTTTTTCCATAATGACTTTTGTTTGGCTGCATCTGTATTTTTTATAGTGTTTGCTTATTCCATGTTCTCTTTTCCAGGAGGTCCAAAGAAATGGAAAAGCAGGCATTCCTGCAGGGCAGTGGCCCAGCCTACTGAGCCTAACATGCCCACGCAGCAGTGGGAGTGGCAGTGGCAGTGAGCTGTCATTATCCAGTGCTTGTAGTGAATACTCCAGTGGCTCCCACACTTGGGCAGAGGGGCGTGGCATCTCCAAGCAGGTTTGTTGCCTTTGCCTTGTTTTTTAACGTAAAGGAATTTTAATTTCAATGATTGTAAATATCTCTTGTAATTCTTAGTGTGGAGGCAGCCGGGACAAAAGGATGAGCACAGGTTCAGTATCCAGCAATCATTCAGCACCCATTGCACAAACAGACCTGGAATGGAAGGAAGGCCACATTTTGAAAGGCTTAAAGCGTCTTCAGATGTCCAACCCCAAAGAGGTACCCTCCATTGCATCTGTGCCTCACTGCAAAGACTGTATGACCTCAAATGAAGGCATATATTCACTTGGTGTCAAGTGTGCCCAACAAGGAACTACTGCTAAGCAATTATCTTTGACTAAACCTTTCAAGGCTGAGTCGGGTATTGCTACCCTTGACTCTGATGATACAGATGACAACAGGCAATCCAGCGACCAGCCAACTAAAGAACTTCTTTGCTTGGACAAACTGGATGTCACCATGGATGCTGATAAAAACTTTCTGGAAGATCCTGTGAAACTTTTAGGGAATTCTGGTCTTTTCCCCTCACCTGTCACAGacaactttttatttttggagGGCCCCTCAGTACAGCCCGGTGTAAGCCCAACTGGTAGTCTTACACGCTCAGATGAAATGAACAAGGACTCActagaaaaacacaaaccttcAGGCATAAAGTTTAGTGACAGAAACAACAACCAGGAAAGGTCGACTGACCGTAAATCAAGACTCGATCATGTCAAAAGACAACAGGGCAGACTTACCCTGAGGCAAGTGGAAGCACAGACAAGTGATGTGAGCTCATCCATTCAGCATACTGCAACAAGAGCTCTGAGCTGTGTGAATGAAGCCAGACAGCGCAGCTCCTCAATGGAGGTTCCACACTGTAGAGATCAGGCAAGTCAAGCTGGTAGTGAAAGCCAGGAATACACTATCTCAGAATCTCCACAGaggaaactgaaacctcagctTTGTGACTCAGCAAGGAAGGCTTTCATTCTGCGGAGCAAGAGTGCAGATGGAGCACAGGAGCAACCTAAGCATACACATTCTCCACTACATCAAAAGCTTTTTAAGGGGCACAGGTCCAAGGGACAGTCAAACTCAAACCCTACTGGGCACAGTGTGCACAACAAAAGGACGAATCTCAATAAAACCCATGCTTCAAGCAAGGGCACATTAAGTACAGCAGAAAAAGATGAGGATATTGTAGTACCAACCAATTCCAAGTCTCTGGAGAGTGTTCACCAGTGCTCTCCACTGGCTTCCCCTGTGAAACATTCAAAGACATTTAAGGCTCCAGGTGTCAATGAAGGCGCAAAGAGTCCAACAAAATCTTCCTTGCCAATCACTCGGCATCAATCAGGCAATAGCTCCACAAGAGAGAGTCTCTATGACAACGTACCCTGCTCGCCTcgaaaacaacaaccacaagaCCAGCACTGTGATGTTTCCCATTCAAAACATAGGTCCCCATCTCCACCACTACCACCAGGTCGAACTGCTTCACTTTTCAATAGACCCAGCTGTGACAACTTACCTAAAGATCAAAACTCTGATGGTCAGACTCAAAGCTCTGGGAAGACGGCATCAACTAAGACACAATCAAATCAGCCTCAACAACCCAGTACAATAAAGGACAATCAACATACAGCAACACAAATGGGTGCTGAAGGTAAACCACTGAAAGAGACTCCTGCCAAAATCCACCATACCTACACATCTAAGGTCCCAAATCAAGAACCGCAAGCTGCAGAGTCAGTCCAGGTATCCACAGACAGATCTGCTATACGCCTTGAAGAAAATGGTGCTCACTCTCTGTTGCCAAATCAGAAAGTTTTGCAAAGATCCCCACAGAGCATTAGTGAGCCAAAACTTTCAGAGGTCCTGCCTCCGTCTTACTCCAATGTTTACTACCATGGGATTGGCAATAATCCCCAGACTTCCGCCTCAAGAGCTGTGAAAAGGACTCTCCCTGTAAATGCTAAATCTCACGAGGCAATCACTCAACAGGAAACAAGTACCTTCctcatttttggaaaacaaaacaaagatgatgCAAAAAGCATGCAGACCTTTCAGACCTTCTGTTGTGATCCTCAGATGGTACCTGACTGTGGTGCACATGACAAAGTCCGCAGAAAGATTGATACCCGCTGTAACTCACTGGATTCTGAGCCCTCTGTTCAACCTGTTGCCTCAGACAGTGGCTTGATGTTGGATTGGGGATTCGACGAGGAAGGGTGGCTTTTTAAacggtctgtgtctgtgtctaccAGACCTCCTCTTAAACCTGTAATGGGCATGAATGGGGCCAAGGCTCGTAGTCAGAGTTTTGGTGCTCGCTACATGGACAGACCAAGTTTCAATAGATCTGGCAAGGTCCGCACCCAGATCAAAACACACTCAGGGAGCTCTTTGAACTCTCTCGGTGATGTGCTTCCAGGAAGCATGAGTTGCTCCAGTAGCTACCATTGTCCAATGAATCGATCCCTTTTGAATAACTTCTTGATTGAGGAGGGATTGGCAGTCCCCTCACATTTGGGGTCCTCCAGTGAAAGGCTTCAAAGCCTTAAACTCCAACGGGAGCAGGCTAGACGCCTTCAGATTGAGCAACAGTTTTCCAGCGCCTTTGGAGAGCCAGTTTCTGAAGAGCCAGAGAGACAAAGCACTATAACCACTATTGAAGAGAAAGTGATGCTTGGCATagaggagaacttgcacaagtCTCAGGAACAGGAGAGAATTGTTGAAGTGAAGCAGAAATCTGGATCGAGCTTAGCAAACTGGTTTGGTTTTAGAAAAAGTAAACTTCCTGCTCCAAGCAGTAAAAAAACTGACCCACCGAAAgcaaaagaggagaagagggaacAAAAGATTACATCACTTCTGGGTGGAAAGCAGACAAAGTCagacaaaaagagagacagaagaaaaagTGATGGGAAAGACTGGTAAGAAATCTTACACTACATTTTTGAGATCTTTACTGGCCTTAATACAGCTTGATACAGTGGATTTAGTCATAGCTTTCAGATGACCTGGGCAATATTTTTATCAAATGGTCTTAGACACATTTATCAGTCTTCTTAGCCCTGAGACCTGTTCAGACACATAttatacagaccatcacagccaGGTATCAACAGACAGGAGGGTAATTTATCAGCTGAATCACCCAGGGCATCTTCAGTCAATATCACAGGATCTCAGTATATAGCTGCTTGTTGACAAACTGATTTCTTTCAGCTCAGTGGGGAGAAGAGAGTCTCATGATGCAGTACGGGCTTGCATCTCAATGCCCTGTCCAGGAATGTCCCTGAGTGAGATACAAGGACATACTGAGCTCACTGGGGACCCAAAGGTAAATAAATCAATCTCTAATATAAGCAGGTGCTCAtttttattgtatgttttttttccttttattggtAGGTCAGTTTTAGTTCTGATCATGCACTCTAAACGATCCAGAAAACAGCTCAGTTGTTTGCTTCCTCTGGTGCCACTGAGTAAATACATACAGCAAGCCTCAAAGGCACAAACACTCCTAAGCTGTTAACTGTGAAGCAGGGTTTTACCGCTCTGGAAAGTTATCACAATAATGGGATCTTTGTTACAAAGTAATCAAGAaggaatgtttttgtctttctataaaaacacaaaggtaaTGATGAACCGAAGAGCTGATGGTGAAAACGGATCCTCAGTGAAGAGCCCCAACCAGGATGCAGTAATAGGTCAGAtttttctgtcctctttttACAAACACTGTGATAGATCTTCTTGGTGTCTCAAACACCAAGAAGACCCAAAGCTCAGTACCAATATAGTGGTGTCCTTTAAAGCATGATAGCATTAAGGTTGTATCTGTGCTTACCATTTTGCAGTTTGCAGACAGAAGTGAAGACCAAAAATGACAGATGTGTGTAAGTCATAAACATGATGGATATGCTTATCAGCAGCcaaacaaacatgcaaaatGCCGAGTTGTGTCAGTTTGTGCTTTTTCTCCACCATTTTTATGTTCATTTTATTTGTGCTATCgctgcatttatttattgtttctgGCAGCAATTTGAATAGAGGAAAACTGGAACCATTTCATTAGACATGCAGACTCTTTAATAAAGGTATCGTATGTAGGTCTGGCCACTCATCTTCAGATTCATACTGTGAAAATTTGGATGCACAGGCTCATTCAATTAGAATAAAGCTATTTATCCAGCTAGCGGTACATGGTTTCTCTTGGCAGGGCTTGTTAAATgtgcttcatttgtttttctgtggaaCACACTGGAACACAAGGCAGCTTTCTTCTTACAGAGGGGTGTAGCCACATGATAAGGGTGGAGTGGTGCTGCAGTTAATCTAACATTTTGGTTTTCTGATTCACTGCATATACATCTGCACACCTGCACATTCACATAGTTACTAATAAGGTTACCACTGAAAGATACAGCTGACACTAAGAGACGCAGAGGAAATGGACAAAGaacaaaactttatttgtcttttttcattgtGGTGTCTTTCTAAATTAAAAAGCAGCTTATTAAACTTTCCACATCACTCAGGTAGAGGACTAGTGACAGGCCCTGCTGAAATTTCATTGGTCAGAGAGACACCATCAACGAGGCACCGCAAATATCAAGCATGTTTGATACGGACGGACGCCTGCCCTCGGGGGTTAATCACCTCATTAAAATTTCAACACTGCACCAGCTAAGCACGATCATCCAAGCCAGTGCTGAGTGAATTAACTTTGCCTTCAGCTGTGAGCTGAATTATACTATCCAGGCTTGGCACAAACTTCTGGGCCCAATGAAGAGTTGACAGAGCAGTTTTCAACTTGATGCATTGAAATTAGGCAAGACAAATATGCACAACATCAACAAGGTTAATATCATGTTTGCAGCTCTACACAATATTAAGAAGGTGCATTTTCTTGGAGGTTATAAAACAGATTACTAAAAATTAGATGGCAACTGAAATAGAGCTTCATGTTCTTAATGTGCAGGGTCCTCTTCCTTGTAAGCTAAATTAGGTCATTTCCACTTCCACAAAATCTGGAGAACTGGGTGCAGACATAGTCAGGAGCTGCCCTTTCACACATGTAGCACACAGCAGGACATTCTGTGTCAGGTGTGTTCACACTACCAATAACACTGTCAGGCGAGGGGTGTCGTGGTAGTACAGTGCAAAgtgcaggacagacaggacaagcgtacgcacacacacacacacacacaaacactctctctctgtctctgtctctctctctctttttctctctgtatatgtgtgtactCTCACACAGGCTCAATCAGAcattacacagacagacatggatTAAAGTCCATTTAATGTGTGGACCGAGGAGATGAGACATGTGCCTTCTCACATACTGCTCCTCCAGGTGATGCCTAGAAAGGTTCAGggctgcagtgcatgtgtgagaacGGCTTAGGTGTCGGTGCAGGTTAGTATGTAGttacatgtctctgcctctacACTTCTGGCTGACATGCAAGATTtggcttttctttttaaatgtaagCTGATAACAAGGTGGCCTTTGTGTACACTCCTTTTGGATGAGAGATGCATTTGGTTTCAGTACTGTGACCTTTCAAGATGTGAACATGGACTCTTTACATGGCCCTAACTAAAACAACACATTGCTGTCACTCAAATGCACTAAAATCTGATCATCATTACTGATGTCTTGTCTTGCAACATGAGGCTGTTATTGATCGAGCTCTAGGAGGGAAACATGGCATGTTTCAGACTAACTGAAACCAATCAAATCTCAGTCTTTCCAGGGAAGTCTGTGTCACAGCACTTCTCATTAACCTCCAAACTAATCAATAAAATCCCTCCTCAAATGTTCTTGTTTAAACAGAACAAGCTGACCAAGTCAGACATTGGTAACGAATAGTTAATATGCATTGGGTAATTAGTGACAGTGATTATAAGATAGTtagtaagatgtgtgtgtgaagaaaaaagTATGTCTCTGTGATTTATTTCCATGACTGCAACTCTGTGTTCACTTTTTGCTATTTCTTTAGCAAAGCGTGACTTTTAATATGACAATTTAAAGAGCACCATTATTCTGAGCACTCTGGCTTTAAGTCTAAGTGAAGAAAAGTGAAGAAAAATCAGCTTGTAGAAACCCAGAAGAGCAGTTTTAGTCTCATGCGTGCTTGTTTTAATTAATAAAGCAGGGAGCAGCTGTTGCCTTAGCTCCAATGTGTGGCTGCCTTCAGGTTCCTGCCACAGGCTACACAGTAACATAGGAGCCTGCATCACAACAACTCCAGtaaatgttttcttgttttgattTTGTGCAGACTAGAAGAACGTCTTGGTTTTTAGGTTTCTAAAATGTCACTGACTGCTGCAGGTTCAGTGCATCTTTAATCTACATTTTAAGCAATAGCACTTAaaacataactgtgtgtgtttgatatattgtgaaataaatacacacatcagCGGTGTATTTGAAGTTCATGCCATGCCATTACACACATTTCATACTCACTGTGATCAGTGCATGCTAATAGTCGCACGCCTATTAAACAGCATCTCCTCTAAAACAAAGCAGTGGTTCAAGTGGGCTTGATTTGGATTGGCCAAGTCATTCTCTGCAGGAGCGCCGTGTGCATAATCAGCAGAGGAGGGCGATTACGTATAATTGGACTGTTCTGAAACACTaattttttctgcctttttcaaGAGGGTGATGATAGTGTGGAAACAAAAGAACAGACTAACAGACTAACCATCTGTTGCATGTCTGGTTTGAAATGACCATAACACAGGATCagctcaaacaaacaaaggacaCACGAGGGAAATAATTATATCATACTGCAGGGGAGACCCAGAGAGGCTCCATAAAACAGTATTAAACATATCTTCTAGAGACCATaagataaacataaataaacaatggGCCAGTCAATAATTCTATTATTGTATTTTAAAGGGTACTTTAGCACCACTTCAACCATGGTTGCCCTGTTGTTTCCTTCCTGTTGtgttccctctctccccccacGACCCTGAACCACTTCAGCTGTTCTCCTTGTACCGCAGGCTCTGGCTGCAAGATGCGAACGTTGGACAGTGGAATTGGGACCATCCCCCTTCCTGAATCCtgttccttcttctcctccatcctGCACTTCCTCCCCAAATCCTCATCAACCCCAGAACCGTCCCTCAGTCCTCCCAGTGTCCCCGGTTCCTCCAGCGAGGATGTGTCTCCCTCCCCATTACCCCGGTGGAGAATACCCTCCAGCTTTAAGGACAGCAGCCATGCAGGGGTGCCGAACTCCCTGTCCGACTCCTCCATGACCCATATCCAGTCAGTGCCTTTCCCCACTGTGGCCTTCCTCCAGCCCATCCAATCCCCGTCTGAACCCATTATGAtctctgccagtgtgtgtgatACCCAGAGCAGGCTACCCAGACCACCACAAGGTACAGTAAAGCCACAAAAGCTCCAgttctgacctttggactgTGACACACCCTTTTCCCTCTTAACAGCGTAGGCTTTAAATCTTCAAGAAATTTTGCTGGTTTGAGTTCAGAATCCAAAGTCACTGCTCAGTTCACCATTATTAGCAGAACCAATGCTCCTAAATAGGTTCATCAAATGCATTATTTTTGCAGCAATGCATGTGGATCAGTACTTTCTGCGGCCACAAGAGCAAGTTGTAAACAAACCTGCAACAAAATATGTATGCTAACCACACGGCACACACCATACAAATCAGAGTCCTTTATTGCAAACAGATACTGACATGTGCCTGTTTTTGCTTGAATTAGCTGTAATTATTTAATCATTGCACATTAACCCACATATACAAGGCCACTAACTAAAAACAATCAATCATTTTACTCAGATTATTGATTTAAAACAAACTTTTCCAGACTTCTTTAGCCATTTGGATGTGATCCTCCACTGTGATGCACAGTCTGTTCTTCAGTGATGATAGCCCATAAAATGCCAAAGGTTAGTAagtgcattttaaaatgtgtccatCTGCACCATTTTGGTGTTTTAACCAGCTTAAACTATCACTCCTCATCTGAAGAAACCAAAACCTGCCTTTAATTGTGCTGTGTTTCACTGCTGAGGTGGTTGTCAGAACAATACATTTGTCATCTTTAAAGgtgtcagctgcagcttcttcacTGTCGGATCTCCTGCCACTTTGAATTCAGAGTAATGATGCTGTCTTTAAAGATGTCAAATGTCAGCCTGTCAGTGTCACACAGCTCTCCCAATTTCGCTTTTTAGTCCTATATCTGACAGGAGAGTGAAGTCTGAGAAATCCCCTGAAATgagttttatcattttttttccaggtggAATGGAACCAAAGAAGCTGACCtacatcaaatcaaaaacacGAGCCACTCCGAGCCAGCAGAAAGAACAGGCGAGACTTCAACTTGCAAACTGTAAGACACCAGGGAGCTGATTCATGAAGTGACAAGATTGGGTTATGATGGGTGACTACTTTCATCAACCAATTAGTTTCCTgcattcacattttcatgaagAAACTCTCAGGTGAAATGTCTTTTCGCCACAATCCTAAAATCCCCTCAAATTTATTGTCAGCTTACCCCGTTTGAAATTCAGCTATTCTCAGTTTAGTTGTTAAACTAGGGGTTATTCAgttcagttctaactgtttggtggcaaaacgtggtttatatgtggtggaggtcctcagtgggtggatctgtgTGAAACTATAGCACTAAACGTCTCAATACTTGCCTGTGCTGAGGTGGTGGGACAGGTTGACAGTCCATTGTTCTTATTGGGCACATATGACTTGGAGTGAAAtgtcctgggaatggatggaagctgtaTTGTATGTGGGATCgagatgatgtctgagaccatCAACTCTGTTAAGCGAAGGTTTTTCCAACTTAACATGGATGGCTTAGAGGAGTcctcttagacagagaggactcctgtcctctctgtctaagatgtggacattgttgtcctcaaaggtgaacagctgagtcttgtcctgaggaggtggctctcctcctccttctgtggagtggttgtttattttctccaatgtacagatcagagcattcctcactgcatatatatatattactctGTTTTTCCCTGGGAGCTTTGTCCTTCGGGTGGACCAGTTTCTGTGTTATACATACTAATTAGACACTAATTAGACACACAGTGTAATTCAATTACTGTACAATATGTGCATTATCActcattaaaacaataaataaacgGCTCTCATGACAATGACTACTTAATGGTATAACAGTATCACTAACAACATGCATTGAAAGGGGTGGTAACTATTGGTTGATAATGACAGTTTGATGGGATAACAGCATTAATGATAACAGCCATTAAATAGGATGATAATGGCATGATAATGTAACTGCGTAACTGCTAAA
It contains:
- the LOC114426254 gene encoding nck-associated protein 5-like isoform X1 → MHTATGLQPPRLIHNNNNPQTENKQHLSTERGERVKSQQCERQMVTLQQHFSSMEETVRTLLQKQDSPEGPKVDPLDLMKAYKDKLLEEMWKQQDSLEGPTVTVAETPASPAASGGSEENSKDSNPLLERLRALEAENSALSIENDNQRKQYERCLDEVANQVVQALLTQKDLKEECVKLRTRVFDLEQQNRILSVLFQQRVKMSNIPVSQEVQRNGKAGIPAGQWPSLLSLTCPRSSGSGSGSELSLSSACSEYSSGSHTWAEGRGISKQCGGSRDKRMSTGSVSSNHSAPIAQTDLEWKEGHILKGLKRLQMSNPKEVPSIASVPHCKDCMTSNEGIYSLGVKCAQQGTTAKQLSLTKPFKAESGIATLDSDDTDDNRQSSDQPTKELLCLDKLDVTMDADKNFLEDPVKLLGNSGLFPSPVTDNFLFLEGPSVQPGVSPTGSLTRSDEMNKDSLEKHKPSGIKFSDRNNNQERSTDRKSRLDHVKRQQGRLTLRQVEAQTSDVSSSIQHTATRALSCVNEARQRSSSMEVPHCRDQASQAGSESQEYTISESPQRKLKPQLCDSARKAFILRSKSADGAQEQPKHTHSPLHQKLFKGHRSKGQSNSNPTGHSVHNKRTNLNKTHASSKGTLSTAEKDEDIVVPTNSKSLESVHQCSPLASPVKHSKTFKAPGVNEGAKSPTKSSLPITRHQSGNSSTRESLYDNVPCSPRKQQPQDQHCDVSHSKHRSPSPPLPPGRTASLFNRPSCDNLPKDQNSDGQTQSSGKTASTKTQSNQPQQPSTIKDNQHTATQMGAEGKPLKETPAKIHHTYTSKVPNQEPQAAESVQVSTDRSAIRLEENGAHSLLPNQKVLQRSPQSISEPKLSEVLPPSYSNVYYHGIGNNPQTSASRAVKRTLPVNAKSHEAITQQETSTFLIFGKQNKDDAKSMQTFQTFCCDPQMVPDCGAHDKVRRKIDTRCNSLDSEPSVQPVASDSGLMLDWGFDEEGWLFKRSVSVSTRPPLKPVMGMNGAKARSQSFGARYMDRPSFNRSGKVRTQIKTHSGSSLNSLGDVLPGSMSCSSSYHCPMNRSLLNNFLIEEGLAVPSHLGSSSERLQSLKLQREQARRLQIEQQFSSAFGEPVSEEPERQSTITTIEEKVMLGIEENLHKSQEQERIVEVKQKSGSSLANWFGFRKSKLPAPSSKKTDPPKAKEEKREQKITSLLGGKQTKSDKKRDRRKSDGKDCSVGRRESHDAVRACISMPCPGMSLSEIQGHTELTGDPKVMMNRRADGENGSSVKSPNQDAVIGSGCKMRTLDSGIGTIPLPESCSFFSSILHFLPKSSSTPEPSLSPPSVPGSSSEDVSPSPLPRWRIPSSFKDSSHAGVPNSLSDSSMTHIQSVPFPTVAFLQPIQSPSEPIMISASVCDTQSRLPRPPQGGMEPKKLTYIKSKTRATPSQQKEQARLQLANCKTPGS